In the Colletotrichum lupini chromosome 4, complete sequence genome, CCTAGCCAAGTATCCAACCAAACAGTCCATCGCCAGAACCTTATCCCACAATCGGCCTTCCAATTTGTATTCATGGCTCCACGACAACCTTTAATCCACTGACCCCCTTGAACAGCACATCCACAGCCTTATTCAGGCCATCCAATCCGCCATCAATCTTCTGAGATGGCAAGCCGACAATCTTGTTTGCAGCGATGGCCTGAGCAAAGTATGTCTCAAAGGACCACTTCAATAGACCGGCGTTTTTCTCTTCTGCAAGTGGTGCCGACCAAGACCCGAAACTAACGGTGACTTCCTTGGGAACACTCTCCGGATCAGTGGGAGGTAACAACGCATACACCTTTCCTCCGCCCTGAGCAGCCAGGACTGCGGTGGTGATAGCAAATGTCAGTTTCAGTGAGATGGAGTCCACGACATATTCGTAAGGCCCTTGAGCAACGAGTTCTTTGATAACAGCGTCTTGTGATTGAGTGTGGTCGACGACGTGAACGGCACCCAACTTGGCTACAAAGTCCTTGTGCTGTGGGGATGTGGTGGTGACAGCATCGTATCCAGACTGAGACACATATTGTGTCGCAAAGCTGCCGAAGCTAGATGTGCCGCCGTAAACCAAAATCTTCTTGCCCTTGGAGGGCACCTTCTTAGCCGGATCGGGCCTGTCTAGGCCTAAGTGCTCGTTGAATAAGCCAACGATGGTACTGAAGTTGCCTAGCAGACCGACGGGGGTGTGTAGGTCGACGCTGCTTGGAACCTTGATCGCAGTGACATCTCGCGACACTACTTGCTTTTGGAAGGCGCTGTACTTGTTACCGTTTGCACCACCCGTCTTGACGGCAGCTACTTTGTCGCCGACCTTGAAGCCGGTGACTTCGGAGCCGACGGCCGCCACGGTACCTCCATAAGATGAGCCGTGGATGGCCGGGTATGGGATGGGAAAGATGGCGAGTTTTGCGATTTTGGCGTCAATGGGGTTGAGGGCGACTAGCTCGTTCTTAATGAGGATTTCGTGGGGCCCAGGCTGCTCAGTGGTCACATCTTGCACAGTGAGCGGGGCTTTGGGTTCGAGTTGGACCGCGGCGGGGTGTGACATCGTGGAAATCGGACGATTGTGGATGCTCGTGATGTTGGAAGTATGGCCAACAGCAGTGTTGTGAGTTGCAGGAGCTTGTTGATTTGGTACGGTAGTTTGTGAATACCGGTAGTGGGATCTGATATGTTAATGAGACTGCTTTTCTCTTACTTGACGAGATGCATGATGGCCTTAAGTATCTCTGCTTCGACTCGAATTCAGACCATCGGGGAGATT is a window encoding:
- a CDS encoding alcohol dehydrogenase GroES-like domain-containing protein — translated: MSHPAAVQLEPKAPLTVQDVTTEQPGPHEILIKNELVALNPIDAKIAKLAIFPIPYPAIHGSSYGGTVAAVGSEVTGFKVGDKVAAVKTGGANGNKYSAFQKQVVSRDVTAIKVPSSVDLHTPVGLLGNFSTIVGLFNEHLGLDRPDPAKKVPSKGKKILVYGGTSSFGSFATQYVSQSGYDAVTTTSPQHKDFVAKLGAVHVVDHTQSQDAVIKELVAQGPYEYVVDSISLKLTFAITTAVLAAQGGGKVYALLPPTDPESVPKEVTVSFGSWSAPLAEEKNAGLLKWSFETYFAQAIAANKIVGLPSQKIDGGLDGLNKAVDVLFKGVSGLKVVVEP